AGAAGGTGAGTATAGACTCGGGTGCCGTGCGGAACCCTGACATCATTGCGGAGGGTGCACGCGCGTTCGGGAGTCAATGCGTCGTGTTGAGCATGCAAGTGAAACGGGTTCCAAAAAGCGAACAGATTCCAAGCGGCTATGAAATCTTCATAGACGGCGGGAGAACACCGGTCGGTTGGGATGCGCTGGAATGGTCGGCGCGTGGGGTCGATCTGGGTGCTGGCGAAATCGTCGTCAATAGCATCGATGCAGACGGCACAAAAGCCGGGTATGAACTCGAATTGACGGGTGCCATTGCGGATCTGGTGCCGGTGCCTGTGATCGCCTCTGGTGGTGCGGGGAACCCACAGCACCTACGGGACGTTTTTGTCGAAAGCAACGCCGATGCCGCGATTGTCGCTTCTATCACACATTACGGCGAATTTACGATTGATAACATCAAAACCTATCTGGCGGATGAAGGTGTGAGCGTCCGGGATACATGGTAGTAGTGGTTATGGGTTCGGGTTGCTACGCAACCCTTTCAGTTATCAGTTATCAGTTAAGAGGTGTTTCGTAAAAACTCACCCCTCCTGAAGCTCCCAAGTCAAGTGGCTTGTTATCAGAGTCTTTTGACTGACAACCGATAACCGACAACCGATAACTCTTAAAATGGAGAAAAAATGGAACCTAAATTACCTGATGCAAGAAATGAAAACATATTAATCCACGTCAATGGTGAATTGTTACCCCGTGAAGACGCGAAGATCTCTGTGTTCGACAGCCTCGTTCAAGGCGGAGATGGCGTATGGGAAGGTTTGCGTGTTTATAACGGAAAGATATTCGCACTGGACCCACACCTGGATCGACTCATAGACTCGGCGCACGCCATGGCGTTCGCGGGTATCCCGACGCGCGATGAGATTAAACAAGCGATCTTTGAGACGCTTGAAGCCAACGGCATGCGGGACGGCGTTCATATCCGTCTAACGCTGAGTCGTGGGAAAAAAGTCACCTCCAGCATGGACGCACGCGTCAATCAGTACGGGACCACCTTAATCGTGCTTGCGGAGTGGAAGCCACCCATCTACGCCAAGAGCGGTATCCGCTTAATCACCTCAGCGATCCGACGGAACCCGCCGCAGTGTGTTGACTCCAAGATTCATCA
The DNA window shown above is from Candidatus Poribacteria bacterium and carries:
- the hisF gene encoding imidazole glycerol phosphate synthase subunit HisF, which translates into the protein MLTKRIIPCLDVRAGKVTKGIAFQGNVDVGDPVDMARFYYEGGADELVFYDITASNERRDIMIDVVSAVAAEIFIPFSVGGGLRTLEDMRRVLLAGAEKVSIDSGAVRNPDIIAEGARAFGSQCVVLSMQVKRVPKSEQIPSGYEIFIDGGRTPVGWDALEWSARGVDLGAGEIVVNSIDADGTKAGYELELTGAIADLVPVPVIASGGAGNPQHLRDVFVESNADAAIVASITHYGEFTIDNIKTYLADEGVSVRDTW
- a CDS encoding aminotransferase IV, with protein sequence MEPKLPDARNENILIHVNGELLPREDAKISVFDSLVQGGDGVWEGLRVYNGKIFALDPHLDRLIDSAHAMAFAGIPTRDEIKQAIFETLEANGMRDGVHIRLTLSRGKKVTSSMDARVNQYGTTLIVLAEWKPPIYAKSGIRLITSAIRRNPPQCVDSKIHHNNLINNILAKIEANVAGVDDAIMLDIFGYVSETNATNIFLIKRGEVLTPHADSCLPGITRGTVIGIARKAGIPLTERNVSLTEVYTADEVFTTGTVGELSPVLEVDGRKIGDEGIRPVTTRLQELYAELTANEGEPLP